A DNA window from Halomicrobium mukohataei DSM 12286 contains the following coding sequences:
- the nuoK gene encoding NADH-quinone oxidoreductase subunit NuoK — protein sequence MIPTQYYLLLSAAVFCIGIFGVLTRRNALIFLMSVELILNAANINLVAFSFQYGNLSGQVFALFAMGLAAAEVAVGLGIVLVLYRNFSDIDVTEATTMRW from the coding sequence ATGATCCCCACGCAGTACTATTTGTTGCTCTCGGCCGCGGTCTTCTGTATCGGGATCTTCGGCGTCCTCACCCGCCGGAACGCGCTCATCTTCCTGATGTCCGTCGAGTTGATCCTCAACGCCGCCAACATCAACCTCGTGGCGTTCTCGTTTCAGTACGGGAACCTCTCGGGGCAGGTCTTTGCCCTCTTCGCGATGGGGCTGGCGGCCGCGGAGGTCGCCGTCGGGCTCGGGATCGTCCTCGTACTGTACCGCAACTTCTCGGACATCGACGTGACCGAGGCGACGACAATGAGGTGGTAA
- the nuoL gene encoding NADH-quinone oxidoreductase subunit L, translating into MTAFDYAPAIALLPFVSFLVALFGGQYLPKKGALAGIAATAGSLVLSAWVALTVAGGQTYNEALYTFTAGLETFELHLGILIDPLTALMLLIVSFIALLVHVFSLGYMNDEGETGLPRYYAGLGLFTASMLGFVYADNILMAFMFFELVGLCSYLLIGFNFREAGPPSAAKKAFLVTRFGDYFFLIGVVGIFVTFAGATQTPGLFAGEGSFPVVAEHAIVDGATEGLNTFGFEPQTWFTILGLLVLGGVMGKSAQFPLHTWLPDAMEGPTPVSALIHAATMVAAGVYLVARMYGFYALTPTTLAVIALVGGFTALFAATMGVVKQELKQVLAYSTISQYGYMMLALGSGGYIAAVFHLTTHAVFKALLFLGAGAVIIAMHHEENMWEMGGLKDKMPVTYYTFLAGSLALAGIVPFAGFWSKDEVLYEALIHGFGTEGGLGIVFLVAYAMGLLAVFFTGFYTFRMVYLTFHGEARTETARKPHGVRWNVKGPLTVLGILATTIGFVNLAPVKKLTGLEVDFLHKWLLGSEGSGWEALLTGYEHYEHVLHDGPAHVVVGEPLGATGTLIASALISLGLAVAGVLAARSLYKVPEPVEHTDKLGSIKTLLMHNYYQDEYQVWLATGFTYPLSRAADKFDQGVIDGVVNGISSVSLFSGSRVRRLQTGVVTNYALFITIALVVLLVVFGLTGGWF; encoded by the coding sequence ATGACTGCATTCGACTACGCACCCGCGATCGCGTTGCTTCCGTTCGTATCGTTCCTCGTCGCGCTGTTCGGCGGGCAGTACCTCCCGAAGAAGGGGGCCCTGGCCGGGATCGCAGCCACGGCCGGTTCGCTCGTGCTGTCGGCGTGGGTCGCGCTGACCGTCGCCGGGGGCCAGACGTACAACGAGGCGCTGTACACCTTCACTGCTGGGCTGGAGACGTTCGAACTGCACCTGGGGATCCTCATCGATCCGCTGACGGCGCTGATGCTGTTGATCGTCTCCTTTATCGCCCTGCTCGTCCACGTCTTTTCGCTTGGCTACATGAACGACGAGGGCGAGACGGGCCTACCCCGCTACTACGCCGGGCTGGGGCTGTTCACCGCGAGCATGCTCGGGTTCGTCTACGCCGACAACATCCTGATGGCGTTCATGTTCTTCGAGCTGGTCGGGCTCTGTTCGTACCTCCTGATCGGCTTCAACTTCCGGGAAGCAGGCCCGCCGAGCGCCGCCAAGAAGGCGTTTCTGGTCACTCGCTTCGGTGACTACTTCTTCCTGATCGGCGTCGTCGGCATCTTCGTCACCTTCGCGGGCGCGACCCAGACGCCGGGCCTGTTCGCCGGTGAGGGCTCGTTCCCCGTCGTCGCGGAACACGCGATCGTCGACGGCGCGACCGAGGGGCTGAACACCTTCGGCTTCGAGCCCCAGACCTGGTTCACGATCCTCGGACTGCTCGTGCTCGGCGGCGTGATGGGCAAGTCGGCCCAGTTCCCGCTGCACACGTGGCTGCCCGACGCGATGGAAGGCCCGACGCCGGTCTCGGCGCTGATCCACGCGGCGACGATGGTCGCGGCCGGTGTCTACCTCGTCGCGCGGATGTACGGTTTCTACGCCCTGACGCCGACGACGCTCGCGGTGATCGCGCTCGTCGGCGGCTTCACGGCCCTGTTCGCGGCGACGATGGGCGTCGTCAAGCAGGAACTCAAGCAGGTGCTGGCGTACTCGACGATCTCGCAGTACGGATACATGATGCTCGCGCTGGGGTCGGGTGGCTACATCGCCGCCGTCTTCCACCTGACCACCCACGCGGTGTTCAAGGCGCTCCTCTTCCTCGGTGCCGGTGCGGTGATCATCGCGATGCACCACGAGGAGAACATGTGGGAGATGGGCGGTCTCAAGGACAAGATGCCCGTCACCTACTACACGTTCCTCGCGGGCTCGCTCGCGCTGGCGGGCATCGTTCCGTTCGCGGGCTTCTGGTCGAAAGACGAGGTGCTGTACGAGGCCCTGATCCACGGGTTCGGGACCGAGGGCGGTCTCGGTATCGTGTTCCTCGTCGCGTACGCGATGGGACTGCTGGCCGTCTTCTTCACCGGCTTCTACACCTTCCGGATGGTCTACCTGACCTTCCACGGCGAGGCCAGGACCGAGACGGCGCGCAAGCCCCACGGCGTTCGCTGGAACGTCAAGGGGCCGCTGACGGTGCTGGGCATCCTCGCGACGACGATCGGCTTCGTCAACCTCGCCCCGGTCAAGAAGCTCACCGGCCTCGAGGTCGACTTCCTTCACAAGTGGCTGCTCGGTTCGGAAGGGTCCGGCTGGGAAGCACTGCTAACCGGCTACGAGCACTACGAACACGTACTCCACGACGGGCCGGCACACGTGGTCGTGGGCGAACCACTCGGTGCGACGGGGACGCTGATCGCTTCCGCACTGATCTCGCTGGGGCTCGCGGTCGCTGGTGTCCTCGCCGCGCGCTCGCTGTACAAGGTGCCCGAACCGGTCGAACACACGGACAAACTCGGATCGATCAAGACGCTGCTCATGCACAACTACTACCAGGACGAGTATCAGGTCTGGCTCGCGACGGGGTTCACCTACCCGCTCTCACGGGCCGCAGACAAGTTCGATCAGGGCGTGATCGACGGCGTTGTCAACGGAATTAGCAGCGTCAGTCTGTTCTCGGGCAGCCGCGTTCGCCGCCTCCAGACTGGCGTCGTCACCAACTACGCGCTGTTCATCACGATCGCACTGGTCGTATTACTGGTCGTCTTCGGCCTCACTGGGGGGTGGTTCTAG